A DNA window from Argopecten irradians isolate NY chromosome 10, Ai_NY, whole genome shotgun sequence contains the following coding sequences:
- the LOC138333520 gene encoding probable G-protein coupled receptor 139, whose product MTNNSTVFYDVSTYFPSLLNHTEEAGDNETPTSVWEIYKEHCPEATMIDKYLTPYVYVVGFPGNILALVIWLQKRMRNSSGYYLAALALADLVFLLLQIVYELNEKWGIRCLDVEFVCEFYPIIFLTSQYLSPLLVLAFTVERYISICHPFSREKFCTTKRAKIVIACLFIFSFLINGIQGYFWHYDSGGRCSLRAEVVRNNESSFWSIWTWCVEALVFFLVPILILVFNILVIVEAKRLSKFEKTQLQSRTHKNSATTVMLLAVSFYQIFTTLPVTIVVTLYYSFPMGEPANLNPPDAIWQRHFDYVYIKTIIEELGLTHYACNFYIYCITGKVFRQEFKRLWRSLVCLKMKSALPSWTTEYTSLRGSLRNNPKNLTVRMSNGHANGLSTTSATNGVQPIVAEPSETTL is encoded by the coding sequence ATGACGAATAATTCTACTGTATTCTATGACGTCTCGACGTACTTCCCGTCCCTGCTGAACCATACGGAGGAAGCCGGCGATAATGAGACTCCAACTTCGGTATGGGAAATATACAAAGAGCATTGTCCGGAAGCTACCATGATAGATAAATATCTAACACCATATGTGTACGTGGTTGGATTTCCAGGAAATATCCTTGCTCTTGTGATATGGCTACAGAAAAGGATGAGAAATTCATCCGGATATTATCTTGCTGCTCTCGCTCTGGCAGATTTAGTTTTCCTCTTGTTGCAAATCGTGTATGAACTAAATGAGAAGTGGGGAATCCGGTGTTTGGATGTGGAATTTGTGTGTGAATTTTATCCCATCATTttcttgacgtcacaatacttGTCACCGTTGTTGGTTCTAGCTTTCACTGTGGAGAGATACATTTCAATATGTCATCCGTTTTCAAGGGAGAAGTTCTGCACGACGAAAAGGGCTAAAATAGTCATCGCGTGCCTCTTCATATTTTCGTTTCTAATCAACGGAATACAAGGTTATTTTTGGCACTACGACAGTGGAGGGCGCTGTAGTCTTAGAGCGGAAGTAGTGAGAAATAATGAATCCTCTTTTTGGTCTATTTGGACATGGTGCGTTGAAGCGCTTGTATTCTTCCTTGTTCCAATTCTCATTCTTGTCTTCAACATACTCGTCATCGTCGAGGCGAAACGACTATCCAAGTTTGAGAAGACACAGTTACAATCACGGACTCATAAGAACTCGGCCACCACCGTGATGTTACTGGCCGTGTCATTTTACCAAATATTCACCACTTTGCCTGTCACCATCGTTGTGACATTGTATTATAGTTTTCCAATGGGGGAACCTGCGAACTTAAATCCTCCTGATGCTATCTGgcaaagacattttgactatgTGTACATCAAAACAATCATTGAGGAGCTTGGTTTAACTCATTATGCATGTAATTTCTACATTTATTGTATAACCGGAAAAGTATTTAGACAGGAGTTCAAGCGACTGTGGAGGTCGCTTGTGTGCCTCAAAATGAAATCGGCTTTGCCCAGTTGGACCACAGAGTACACAAGTCTACGTGGTAGTTTACGTAATAATCCTAAAAACCTCACAGTGCGCATGTCCAATGGTCATGCAAATGGACTCAGCACAACGAGCGCTACAAACGGTGTTCAGCCGATAGTTGCTGAACCATCAGAGACAACCTTGTGA